Genomic segment of Arachis stenosperma cultivar V10309 chromosome 4, arast.V10309.gnm1.PFL2, whole genome shotgun sequence:
ATATTTCTAGTCTTGCAACACGTGCTTCGAAGATTACTGTGTTTGTATATAATCATACGGTGTTCTTGTCCTGGCTAAGACAAAAAGATAATTGGAAGGAGATTGTTCGTCCAGGTCCAACTCGTTTTGCCACTGTCTTCCTCACATTGATGAGTATCTTTGAGCGCAAATCGGAATTACAACAATTGGTTGTTGATACACACTTTACCGGACACAAATTAGGAAGGAGTGCTAATGGTAGAGCTGTGAGTGCAATTATCCTAGACAATAAATTTTGGGATGATTGTTTTACTGTATGCCAAATTGTGAGTCTGTTGATTAAATTGCTGAGGTTTGTAGATAACCATCATTGGGAATTGTTTATGAAGGTATGCTGAGGTCAGAAAATGGAATCAAAGAAATGTTCAAGCATAGGAAGAGTGCATATCAACCTTACACAGAGATTATCAACTCAAGATGGGATAaacatttgaaaaaaaatcttcaCGCAGCAGCCTATTTCTTGAATCTTGAGTGCTTTTTTTCTGAAAATTATAGAGAATCACCTGATGTCATGCGAGCTTTACTTGATCTTGTTACATTGCATTGCAAGGTTAATAATTTAGATTCAGTTGAGGCAATGAAAGAAATACACTTATATAGAGATCGAAAGGAAAGCTTTGATAGGCCTGAAGCTATTCCAGCTGCAAAAAAACTTCAACCTGGTAATAATATCTGTTTGATAATAAGCTTtagttatttacttattttatgttttggttTCCTTAATTTGATAACTAATACTTGAGATATGGGATTGTAATTTGTAGATGAATGGTGGAGGTTGTTTAGTAGTTCTGCTCCATGTTTACAAAAAATTGCAGTTCGCATTCTTAGCCAAGCATCTGCTTCTTCAGGGTGTGAAAGGAATTGGAGTCTTTTTGATCAAATTCATACAATAAGAAGGAATAGATTGGAGCATGATAGGCTAAGTGATATTGTGTATGTTATATATAATTTGCGTCTTAAATCCAGGTAATCTATATTTCATCCTTTCATTTCATATCATTAGATTTTGTATAGCTAATATACTAGGCTTATCATCtattgtatttaatttgttaggaatgaaagaaaaaaaagaaagcaaaagtcGCAATATGATCCAATCGATATTGAAACTATTGATAAGGTTGATTTTTGGGTGACGGAAGAGGTTGTTGAAAAAGAGCCTGATCTTCCAAGTAATATTGAAGACTTGCTTCGTGAGTATTATAGTTTATTGATCAGACAATAAATTACAATagcttttatctttaatttattgATAACGTGTTATATTTTCTTAGATGAGATTGATGCTGATTTGGATcaaggtggtggtggtggtagtaCTAGTACATTTTATGCTGCACCACTTGCTTTTTCTGGTCCAAGTAATGGAAATGAAGGTGATGAGATCAATGAGGCAAATCTGCAGCAAATTATGGaggattttgatgattgatgacaAACTTGGATCATTTTGATGATGCTATGTTAAGTTTGATTGGTTGTTTGTTgacttttgaactttgaatttgTATTTGAATGAGATTATAACATTTGGTTTATGTAGTACTTTTAAtttgaatgatattttaaaatttagattagactataattacatttttatgtgcttatttatattttaattattattttattataaaacagtTTTTACAGTTCAACCATAGTCAAAACGGTTGAACCTATAAACCAATGAACCAGTACTTAGAGCGATTCGATGACCagttcggttttcagaaccttggttTCTATTTTCACTGTCCCGTTTCTCTCTAAACCAAACACCACCGTACCATGGTAGGAAGTAAGAACAAGAAGCAGCATCATGGCATTTACATTTTCCTACTTTTCATACAGagctaataatattttattttaagaagATTTGTTTTATTTGACGTGTTCTATATTTCTATCTATTCTATAATTTAATGTTGTAATGTGACGTTGACTTATGATACCTCAACACAAATGCCTCAATCCTTATTAGTTGAACATATATAAACAATTGATAATAATACCAACATGATCTAATGaacaataatttattttaatagtgattattttttaaaacagcTAATTGAATAATATGTTAGACTTTAATGCaatcattttaaattaattttttttgggtgTTTAATCAACGAAAAAAaggcacaaaaaaaaaaaaaaaactaaacacAAGCCTCAAGAGACTTCAGAATCACATACAGCGGACAACATCCAAAATCGAATTCAAAGATTGTAGTCACTTCAAAAAACTCATGAGTCTTAGGTTTTATGTAGTCCCTTGTAACATTGTCTTTGAAATTGCTTTTATAATGGTAAAGATTTTATTCGTGTTTGATTATAAGATTATTGCCGGTGTTTCCTGTTTCCTGTTTTCAGGTTTAGTTCTACATCGCTTATCCTTAATTTATTTCTGAGTGGATTCTTCTAAGAATTAATTTCTTTGCACTTGAGAAAGGCTTTAATATGTAGTGCGTTCACAGAAGCTTCACTCGTTTCATTGTAAAAGTTATACGCATCATTCATATGTGATTGTCATGATGTTTGTGTTTACATGTGAGATAGGTGCTAATTTAGACCAACAAAgaatacacatatatataatgTGTAAGAAAGTTTATATTTACAACATAATCGAAACAACATTCTTAAATGAAACATCGCATAACATAATCACTTAGCTAAAACATAGAATCAAGTAATGTCCGTGCCACCCCATTAAAAAACATTAAGCATCTGAtgattattattgattattacAAGACAAGTATAAGATCATTTCTGAGGTCCGTTTTTTACTTCTCCAAGATTGGCAACTACGCCATCTACtatttagaataaatttttaGGCTTTTTAATATGATGAGTAAAGTGTTTGGTCTATTAAATTTCATGTTAGGATCCAGATTTGAGTAGAAATTGATAGTTACAGCAAGCAAAAAGCAGAAGAGTCAGTCTCTATTCAACCATTTGAGGATGCTCTTGATAATATTTAACACCAAAGAAGAAATTGATGTTCTTGGATTTTGAATACAAAACTGGACCCTTTGTTATAATTATACTATAAAAAGTTACCAAATATTAATTAACTGGATGTTGATTGCCaatgtttaattttttgataCTTAAATCACTCACAAACTCCATCAAGGAAGTGAGCTAGTGCAGAGTTACAAACCATACAACCAAAAAGCACCCAACATCCAGGGGAGCAAGCAAATCAAACTAGAATCATAAAGCAATAAAACAGAGCCTATAACAAAACAAACCATAATGACAACTTTAACAACCTAACAAAAAGAAGATATATAGATATATTGATTTTGGAAAGGAAAACGAGAGACTAGGAttatacataacataaattataACATTAAATAAGTACCAAAATAGGTGAAATTATTGCAGTAATTAAGAAACacaatttaaaagaaaaagatatatagATTATATACCCTACTCTTCCTGTCTACAACTACTTGGAAGTGACAACAAAGACTCATTAAACATGACTAAAACTGTATCTTTATCACAAAAATCCAGTTTGAACTCTTGTAATTCTTCTTCGTTGCTCCCCAATTTTCCGAATTTTATTAGATCTTTGTTAATCCTATTCATCCATACAACATCCCCACTTTGAGTAAAACACAAAGGAATCATTGTATTATCGGAAGGAAGTAACATATCAATTAAAATCCAAGATGACTCCACTTTGTATTCTTTCATCACAAATATATACGGCCAAAACTCGTTCAACATACATATCCCAAAGAATCCTGCGCCTCCAACGAGGCTTAACTCCCACTGACTAGGATCTTGTGGGTACGGTAAGGGAATCATTGATAGAGTTTTCGTTGCGATATCAAAGGCAACAATTACGATACCTCGCGGGTAATCACTGCCATTATACACCACTAACCAATGAATAGCTTCATTGTATAACAATCCTAGTTGATGACCCATAGAAATATTTGGAGTAAAGCAATCACCACCTTCAATTTCCTTCCATGAATTGCTTCTCACAGAGAAAAACTTCCACTCGGGTTTTCGCTTTAGAGGTCGAACCGATCCCATGATTACTAAATAGTCATCATTGGATTTTTCATACACAACACCATGGCAAAAGAAATCTGGACAAGGAAACTCCGAATTCGAGGAGTTATTTGGATATGGAACTCTTACATGAGAACCAGTTGCTGGATTCCAAAGAATGAGAACCGGCTTAGGCTTGTAGTTTCGCAACAGTACAAAGCCTCTGCATGAACCAATAATCCTCAAGCTATGGTTCTTGTAAGTTTCTTGAAGCTTAAAAGGATAATCATGATGAATTGATGGTTCTGTTTTCACACAACAAGCCCTAGAAAAATCGCTTGACAAATAGAGGAGCTTAGTATTATTGTTGTGAGTGGGTGCAATGGCGACATCATAATGCAATTTTGCGAAGTAGGGATCAGAAATCAGAGAACGCCATTGCTTACACACGCACTTGAATTGAATAAGGGACCTCACCGGCAACCGTAGAAAAATTATTTCTAACAACTCTGGAGGGAGAGTCATGATAGGCGAAAACCGTTCATTCTTGTTCTTCGTACTGTAGATTGACGTTTGTTTCTTGGTTTGGACGAGGGTAccaataattatatataacttttactttatatatatatatatgaaaattaatagtttaaatttaaatagatttatttttaacaaatcaAACTGATATGGATACGATTTtaacttttatctttttaaaattttatttaatattttgagtttgtttggatgttatttttaaaaaagatctttttttaaataatatttttgtaaaagatcttttataaaaataaaagtgattttgtaTTTGGATATCTTATGTAAAAAGAtgttttagttattaattatatttggataaaaTAAATGTTTATTTGGGCGccattaaattaataaaaaaagatttttttaaataaaaaattatcttttttattttttaatatgtttgataaatttctaataataaaaataaaagtactagaaaaattaaaaaaatatattttttacataataaataaacaaaaaaatatttttatcttattttatccaaacataattaatagataacaaatatttttacataaaatatttaaatataaaattacttttatttttataaaagatctttttaaaaaaattattaaaaaaagatttttttatgaaaataacatccaaataaattttcagataaaaatatttttttatttattatatgaaaaatatatttttttaaaagaaaattttttaaaataaatataaattatagctttttaaataaatatttttttatttttttaatattttaatttttactattaaaaatttattaaatatactaaaaaaattctgtttttattaaaaaaaaattattaatttaattacgtGTAAACAAGCACTTTTATTTAGATAAGATTATAACTTAAATTACTAACACTtaaataattgaaaataaaaatccaaattGACTTAAATTGAAAAGTTGAATAATATATAGTAATGAAGAGTGCGGGATAAGTACCAGTAGCAGCTTGTGGAATCTGTCTCCTTCGAAGAAACCCATCTCTGAATGCAAGATTTTAAGTGCACAAATAAATGGCATAACTCCTATGGCAGTTTGACAGTAGGGATGGCAAGTGGAAAAGTGTGTTCGGTCTTGCTTAGTTAAAAGTCTGTTTTTTAGTAGGTTAGTTCGTCCCCATCTCGTTTAATGAAGTGGtgttaaaattctattttacttCGACTAACCCTAGACCGACCAGTCGTCaaacttctttcttctttttattaactattaaataagatatataattttataattatattaataaatttataatttttaaaagtattaaaaattatatttttatatttaaaaatattaaaatttttataattataaatatctgataaacataattataaataggtaaattttataatataaaaagaaagatttttttatatgtatatatttgtaTCGTCAAAAAAGAAGGCTTTTTTACTTAAATACGTAtggaaaaataatttattcccTAAATGTACATGGTTTGAAATTGTGTTTAAAATACGCAGACCCATTTTATCCATGGCCACAAAATGAATTCTTACTCTATTTCACAAAAAACTCCTACGAAATGGGTTTACTGCATGTCAGAGAACAATGGAACATATCACAGGGGGCATCTACGAAATGGAGGAGTGAGATATTAGAACTGAATACGAATCAAAACAAACAGATGGTAGACATCAAACTTGGAGGAACAAtggaaataatatatatatatatatatatatatataatatataatgaaagtgtaaaattttttccaaaatccaataaatttaaaatttatgtttagatcatatataatatttataataaaataataaataaaaaataaaaatatgaaaaatattctataatttttcTAGCACTGTCAGTAttctttaatttagtattattttaaattataaatttttattatttatggcTATATTGTTacttatgattaattttttatttattttgtctttttttatagagtacatcaaaaaaataaaaaaaattatacagataaaaaataagaaaaatttcataaaatcaacaacatatatcatataaaaaaatacaataaaaaataaataaaatttatatgaataaaattaaataaaaattttcatacacaacataaatataatgtaataaaagataaaaaaagaatttatattaacaaaaaataataaaaatatcataaaaattaataaaatacttGAAAAAATATAgcactataaaaaataaaaaaaaatcaacaatatttgttatataaaaaaatgcatTTGCATCTTCATATTTCAAAAGTTGTATTTGCATAAAATTAGAATCCAAACATTTTATTTACGTAAATTgctttattattttatagtaaCAAACACTAAAAATTAAGATGACTATAATTACAGAAATTTTGAtattacttaaaaaatataattaaaattaagatGACTTTTTATTACTGCTTTAACTGATGAATGGCTAAAATACtagcaaatattttttttctcttctataTATTAAAGTGCcttctaaaaataattaaactcgCTTATTATAGAAACATAGTATATAAAAGCACTTCGTTGTTGACTCAGCTGATATCCACCAATTCATTGGTGCTAGGGATGGCGTGGCCATTTCGTGGAAGTGGGCTTGAGTTGCTCCCTGACATGCAGCAGGTCCATTTTGTGGGTGCTTCTTATGAAATGGAGTTAGAATTCATTTCGTGGTCGGCAGAAATGAAATGGGTGTGCGTATTTTGAGCACAATTTCAAACTATGCGTATTTAGGGAATAAATCGTTTTTTCATGCgtatttagataaaaaaaaccTCAAAAGAGAAGTGTGAcaagtatttaaaaaaaataattaaagagacAAGGTTTGACATGTTACAAGTAAAATGTAatgcattttttttatgtaacaTGTGAATGATGTATTGATTAAATAGgctaattatatttatgttaattagttattaaagaTAATGTTGGGTCttgtatgattttttttatttttagactTTTTGAATGTACACACTCTCTCTCCAGTTAACAGTAACaactgaaaaaaaatttttgaaccaataaATCTAAGCtaaagttaatataaaaaaaatctaagttAATAATTTTTCTTCCAACTCATGTtacttaaaaaagaaaatttaattaattatttttatttacataataaatatcatctgaaaaattaatttttacacacaaaaatttattaatatttattttaaattaagttaataaatatataatatatattaaaaaaattattatctttCTTCAACACACTTTTATAGTCTCAAAGAGAAACTAATCATATAGTTTTATTAAATCTATTCAAACGTACCTTTTTcgtttaataaaataataaatattaaatattcactcaataacataatttaatcattgcaaaaaaattaataatttaattataaataataggTTGCATCTAAAATATTTCAATAATAACTTgaagtatttaattttttttagacaaattttttttaaaatattaattattaaaagatttttctttttttagtatttaatttttttttattttttttataaacaacTGTAAATAGATATTTTAATGCAAACAAAATAACAAGATAGTGTCTACATAATACCAAAAAATAActatgtttttttatattttttttggtgtctACCATGTTTTCCTATATGTCTGGTGTTATACAAATTTTGGATGTACATATTTTTAGTGAGTTTAATTTTTGATGTATTGACAGTGTAAATTGTGTTTTACACAGTCGTGTAATTATATTTGGTCTTTTGGATGACAATTCACACAGTctataaaaagtaattatttttgttaatgtaATATTACATCAttagatataaatataaaattattttatactaacactatattaaaattaaatttatttttaatttttgtttataacAAAAAGCAATTACaattttcattcttaaaaaaaatcaactctCCCAAAATATATATTCTCTCTTTTTACACTATAAAATTGGCAGTATTACAAATACTGTTTTGacatcaatattttttaaaaattaaatatatttttttgttttattaattaaaaaaatttaaatatataaataattaataacaaacTATTTTTATAAGATGTCAAGAATATGTGGtgtttgaataatatttttttataaatatctaTATGTACCCAGAATAATATTGACAAATATattgatataatatttaaattaaatatatataaatattatcgTTAATTTAAATGTATGTAAATACCTAAAGTTATATGTTTTTTTGTTGGTTAAAATATGTAGatacatttttatatttgtaaAACTGAATATATCTAAGtcatcaaaaaagaaaaaaaaaaggtatatattaaaataaataaatattaataaatttttgtgtttaaaGTTAATATTTTTGGAGAGAGAGAGCGTACATTCAAAAAgtccaaagataaaaaaatcatacaaggtttaatattatctttaataattaattaacataaatataattagcTTATTTAATCAATACATCATTTATATGTTATATAAGACAAAATACACTACATTTTACTTATAACATGTCAAATCTTGTCTTTTCAATTATTCTTTTTCTAAACACTTGTTACACTATCCTTTTGACAACACAAACATACACATGTAGAAGAATCTTTCTTTCTACATCATAAAATTTACCAAATAAATATTGTttccaaaacaaaataaacataattataaataattaaatattgtgatgagtttggaaaactctaaaccaaattgatgatgatcaaacattattaacaGCAAAATTATTAAGCTAATTTTGATTAAAGTGctgattaaaataattttgttgtgcagatttTTGTTGGaccaaaacaaaagaaaattaacaaagcCCAACTGTTGCATTATTAATTCAGCTTTGTGTTTAAAGCTAGTTATAATTGGGCCAGAATAAATGTTAATGTTGCAAGCCCAAACAAATGCTTTGCTTTCTTGTTTGCTTCCTATGCTTGATCCGCTACACAATTatatcaggaaagcaaatgcttaTCAAATGGGCCAGCTTTTATTTCAATATTACAAGCCCAAGTCTCACAAAGGATGAATGTTTTCATTCTTGGTCtgaaacaaaaggaaaaatgaaagcCAAGTGCTTCCAACGGAACCAAGGTGTTAACCAtgtgatggatttcaaaatctattacaacattgttaattaatgcatggggaacatgagagagaaaaaattcAGCTGATGTGATTGATGGTTATTATGACTTACACACCACTCAatagggaagtaaaagcaagctatGCCTAATTAATTTGATCAACCACTTTGTATTGCTTTTCTTTCAGATTCTTTATTTCTTCTcatctctcttttctctcttggtCCTTGTCCAGTGAACCATGGACGCCGTGCTCTTCaacgaagaaaaagaaagagttgcatgcatcaagaccatcaagctaatgatggcaagaaaacataccAAAAGAAAGATGAGCTGTGGCTAAGATGCTTACCAAATGTGGATAGTTTGGTGAAGCTTATCTTgagcctttcatgctcaaaaatggaagaagattcggccagctagaggagattcttgaagcatggcttgCCTTTGAtttgctcaaccaccacagggagtagctagagtggcgaagtgatggttgaaggcagggattgatgaagtcatcatcatgaggcatcaagggccagaaatcatcttgagaggaagccaaggatggagagcccggattgatgaaggtgatgatcaagaaaggactagaggtaatgAGCTGTGGCTAAGATGCTTACCAAATGTGGATAGTTTTGGTGAAGCTATCTTgagcctttcatgctcaaaaatggaagaagaagattcggccagctagaggagattcttgaagcatggcttgcctttgattctgctcaaccaccacagggagtagctagagtggcgaagtgatggttgaaggcagggattgaagcagatgaagtcatcatcatcatgaggcatcaagggccagaaatccatcttggagaggaagccaaggatggagagcccggattgatgaaggttgatgatcaagaaaggactagaggtaattgcatgttggttaatgcatggatatctcttctctctcttagtggccgaaccggttctgtttgttgaaggaggaagaaagttggttcggttttggcttcaagtgtggaggctttcttcttgtttaaaaagggggaacaaccactgtttgaagcaaggagaaaatttgagagtgcaaggcacagagttctcagagctacctgagctaacagatttctcttctccttcaatatattctgtttagtatttttctgtttaattttgtcatgtcttgagtctcatggtaaaaggcaaacagtgaggtttgtaatggaaaaagccatagagcggaaaaaggcagagagtgcaaaattaaaagaaaagccattgatgtcttagagttcctttgtacatctttgttgtgtatcatgattctgtgggaatccccttgtaagttgggttagcactttacaagttgtaacagattgattatagtgaaattccatcatgtttgtgatggagactggatgtaggctgcactgcacttagcagccgaaccaggatatatcttggtgcaatattcttctccttctactccatttctgttttctaCTACTCAGGAGCAAAAGCCAGAATTATCTCGTGTCAAGTGACGAGATAAAACAAAAATCTCGTGacaagggacgagacaaaactgaGTTGCTCGTGTCCAGTGAcgagcaaaaacagaaaagtctcttCTGAAGATTAGCAAGTGTTAGCTttaaaaagggggctaagattcaaccccccttctcttagccactgaaaccatcaattggtatcagagcttgatctcaaagagatcaagctttgcagcttggagtaaagatcctCATGGCAGAAAACAGTGGCACAAATGTGTTATCATACAATCTGGCTGAAggtcaatcaagcaacagacctcccctcttcaatgggaaaaattatacctattggaaggagaggatgaagatatttgttCAAGCCGTGGATTACAGACTTTGGAAGATCATCTTGGAAGGTCCTAAATTTCCAACTACCACAAATGCTCAAGGAGTAGTCTCTCTTAAACCAGAAGCAAGctggaccgaggaagataggaagacggtggagttaaatgccaaggcaaccaatctgctcaactgtgctatcagctttgaggagtaccgacgagtatcacgatgcacaacggcaaaggaaatctgggacaagttgcaaatcACACATGAAGGAACTACAATTGTAAAGAAGACTCGGACAGATATGTTAAACAGGGAATATGAAATGtctgcaatgaaggaaggagagtccattgatgaactgttcgaacggttcaatgccatcactgttggcttagatgctcttggaatcacacattcagaatctgtgctagtgagaagagtgttgaggtgtctcacaaaagagtgggaaacaaaagcctTAATCATTTCTGATAGTAGTAACTTAGAttccatgacacttgatgatttgagaggaaacttacttgcctttgaaaactcctatttgaaaaaagattcaaaaaagaaaggaattgctttttcttctgtgactaaccctctggataatgaatccagtgataactcttctgaaaatgagtttgtgttgtttgcaaaaaaattcaggaaaatggcaAAGCTCAAAAGCAAAGGCAGCGGCTCCAGGAGGACAAAGAAAGATCTTAGCAAGGTAACCTgtttcaattgcaaggaaatgggtcatttcaaatctgattgtcccaagttgaaaaaagaagagaagccgaaaaaggtgaagaagaagggactGATGGCCACATGGGAAGAtttggaaaatgactcagatgatgatgatgaagagtcTGAGACTAAATCACAGCACTGTCTCATGGCAAATGAGATAGATCAGGTATCATTTCAAAACTCTAACACTGAAGACCTTCATCTCATGATAGATcacctttctgaaaaaataagatgttttCTAACTGAGAATCAAGATCTTGAACAGCAAAATTTCATTCTTAAAGCTGAAAATGATTTCCTCAAAGAAAAACTAAGAGAGGCCGAaactgcttgtgatcttgtGGAAGAAAACAAGTTGTTAAAAGCCCAAGTTAGAAGCTGTGAAAGTGATCATTCTGTTCTTGCATATGTGAACTGTTTTaagcaaaatgaagagttgctcAAAGAGGTTGAAAGACTTAAAGATGACTTAGCCAAGTTCactcaaagttctgaaaatttgaaccaaatcttggctagtcaaaaacctctttatgataaagctggGTTGGGATTTTATAATCTgaaaatcacattttgaaaaTATTGCCTCATCTTCAAATA
This window contains:
- the LOC130975621 gene encoding uncharacterized protein LOC130975621; its protein translation is MPHISSLATRASKITVFVYNHTVFLSWLRQKDNWKEIVRPGPTRFATVFLTLMSIFERKSELQQLVVDTHFTGHKLGRSANGMLRSENGIKEMFKHRKSAYQPYTEIINSRWDKHLKKNLHAAAYFLNLECFFSENYRESPDVMRALLDLVTLHCKVNNLDSVEAMKEIHLYRDRKESFDRPEAIPAAKKLQPDEWWRLFSSSAPCLQKIAVRILSQASASSGCERNWSLFDQIHTIRRNRLEHDRLSDIVYVIYNLRLKSR
- the LOC130975622 gene encoding F-box/kelch-repeat protein At3g06240-like; amino-acid sequence: MTLPPELLEIIFLRLPVRSLIQFKCVCKQWRSLISDPYFAKLHYDVAIAPTHNNNTKLLYLSSDFSRACCVKTEPSIHHDYPFKLQETYKNHSLRIIGSCRGFVLLRNYKPKPVLILWNPATGSHVRVPYPNNSSNSEFPCPDFFCHGVVYEKSNDDYLVIMGSVRPLKRKPEWKFFSVRSNSWKEIEGGDCFTPNISMGHQLGLLYNEAIHWLVVYNGSDYPRGIVIVAFDIATKTLSMIPLPYPQDPSQWELSLVGGAGFFGICMLNEFWPYIFVMKEYKVESSWILIDMLLPSDNTMIPLCFTQSGDVVWMNRINKDLIKFGKLGSNEEELQEFKLDFCDKDTVLVMFNESLLSLPSSCRQEE